The DNA region AGCTTTTACGGCTTGGATACGCCAGCTTGATCATGTTGACGTGATTCGTGATTTTCGCCAGCGCACTGAACAGATGGCTGAAGAACAATTACAACGCGCTCGCAATCAGTTAGCTGCGGGCAAAAGTGCCGATGACGTGCTGGGTGAGTTCGCCCAACGTTTAACCAAACAATTTCTCCATCAGCCGACGCGAATGATGCGTGAAGCTGGCGCCGCGGGTGATTTCGAAACCTTAGCGGTATTTCAAAAATTAATAGCAGATGACGAGTAAGGTCCTCACCGCATGATGAATCCTTCGATTATTCGAAAATTAGAAGCGCTACTTGAGCGTTATGAAGAAGTACAACACTTGTTAAGTGACCCAGGCATTATTGCGGACCAAGATAAGTTTCGGGGCTTGTCGCGTGAGTATTCTCAGCTGGAAGAGTTGGTGAAATGTTTTACCAGTTACCAGCAAGCGCAAGCTGATGAGGCGGCAGCGCAAGAAATGATGCAAGAAGACGACGCTGAAATGCGCGAAATGGCGAAAGTGGAATTAGATGAAGCGAAGGCGAAGCAAGAAGAGCTCGAGCATGAACTACAAATTCTCTTATTACCGAAAGATCCGAATGATGACCGTCCATGTTATCTCGAAATTCGTGCGGGTGCTGGTGGCGATGAAGCTGCTATTTTTGCAGGCGATTTATTCCGTATGTACAGCCGCTACGCCGAACAGCATGGTTGGCGTGTCAGCATGGTGAGCTGTAACGAAGGTGAACATGGCGGGTTTAAAGAAGTAATTGCGCATGTATCTGGTGATGGTGCGTATGGGCGCTTTAAATTCGAGTCAGGTGGTCACCGTGTGCAGCGTGTTCCTGAGACGGAATCACAAGGTCGTGTACACACCTCGGCTTGCACCGTTGCAGTGTTGCCAGAAGTACCTGATGCCGAAGCTATAGAAATTAATCCAGCTGATTTGCGCGTCGACACTTTCCGAGCTTCGGGTGCGGGTGGTCAGCACGTTAACCGAACGGACTCGGCGATTCGTATCACGCACATTCCAACAGGTTTTGTGGTGGAATGTCAGGACGAGCGTTCGCAGCACAAAAACCGAGCCAAAGCGATGTCGGTATTGCAAGCGCGCTTGCAACAGGCTGAAGATGAAAAACGTCGTCTCGAAGAGCAATCAACGCGTCGTAGTTTAGTTGGCAGTGGTGATCGTTCAGAGCGTATTCGCACCTACAATTATCCGCAAGGGCGAATCAGCGATCATCGTATCAACTTGACCTTGTATCGTTTAGATGAAGTTCTTGAAGGAGCGCTTGACCTTATTCTCGACGCTATTGTACAAGAGCATCATGCCGATCAGCTCGCTGCACTTGCTGAAGGTCAATGATAACGACACCAATGACGCTTGCTGAAGCGTTGCGATGGGCAACGCAACAACTCACCAACAGCGAGAGCGCCAAGCTTGACGCCGAGGTGTTGTTAGCACATATCGTTGAGCGCGATCGTACCTACTTATTTACGTGGTCTGACCGATTGTTGGAACCGTCCGAGCAAGAGAGATTCGCGGCGCTTATTCAGCAACGTCAGCAAGGTATTCCGATCGCTCATTTAGTTGGGCAGCGTGAATTCTGGTCGTTACCATTAGCTGTCAACGATAGCACCTTAATTCCGCGCCCCGATACCGAAGTATTGGTCGAGCATGCCCTGAGCTTACCGTTACCTGTAGAGTCTGCAGTGCTTGATTTAGGCACTGGTACCGGTGCCATTGCGTTGGCATTAAAAAGTAGTCGTCCCAAGTGGCGAGTTATGGCAGTCGATAAAATGGCAGAAGCTGTTGCCTTAGCTAAACAAAATGCCGCTACTTTAAACCTTGCTGTTGACGTGAAGCAAAGTGATTGGTTTGCAGCAATTGAGGCGCAACAGAAATTTGATCTGATTGTTTCTAATCCTCCTTATATTGATGCGAATGATCCGCACCTTGAGTTAGGTGACGTAAGGTTTGAGCCGAAAAGTGCGTTGGTGGCGGCAAATCAAGGCTTGTCAGATATTGAAACAATTATCACTAAAGCAACAGGCTACTTAAAGCCGCGAGGTTGGCTGTTGATTGAACACGGTTGGACGCAGGGCGCTGCGGTTCGAGAACTCATGCAAAGCGCACAGTTTAATGCGGTTACGAGTATTCGAGATTATGCTAATCTTGAGCGCGTAACAGTCGGACAATGGAGTAATGCCAATGGCCAATGATTTCATCTTCGCTGAAGAAAATGACCAAGAAGAAGTACCGGACCATACGACGGAAGCCGGTTGGAAGGTCTTAATTGTTGACGATGAACGCGAAGTGCACGCGGTTACGCGCCTTGCTCTCATGGATTTGGTGTTTGAGGGGAAAGGGCTCAACTTTTTAAGTGCCTACTCGCGCCGTGAAGCAGAGCAGTTGATTTCTGAGCATGACGACATTGCCATTGTGTTGCTTGACGTGGTGATGGACACCGATGATGCCGGTCTGCAAGTAGCGAAGTATATTCGCGAAACGGTTGATAATCGCACCAGTCGGATTGTGTTGCGCACAGGGCAACCAGGCCAAGCACCAGAGCGCTCCGTTGTTATTAATTACGATATCAATGATTACAAGGCGAAAACTGAGTTAACCGCTCAGAAATTATTTACCTGTGTGATGTCAGCGCTGCGCTCGTATCGCGACATTATTCGGGTGAAAGAACAACTCGAACGAGTTGAACATGAATTAAGTTTTTACCAAAACTGGTTGTTAGAACATCAACCGCAAGTGCGTCAGCAAGTTGCTGATGCCTATCAACGTTTAACCGAAAATAACGATTAGAAAGGACGTTCTTGATGTCATTTATAGCTCTAAAACATCTCCATGTCACCTTTGTGGCCATAAGTGTGGTATTATTCATGCTTCGTTTTTTCTGGCGCAGTATTGGCGCCGGCATGGCGAACCAGAAGTGGGTAAAAGTAGTTCCACACATCATCGACACAGCATTGTTGCTGACCATTGTCGGTATGCTGATTCACTGGCAAATGTGGCCGTGGGAAACACCATGGTTGATTAATAAAGTGATTGGCTTAGTGGGCTATATTTTGTTTGGTTTGGTAGCGATGAAGGCTTCTGTTAGCTGGCTGCGTTATGTTGGTTTTGTGGGGGCGCTGAGCTGGATTATGTTTCTGCTGCACATCGCCTTCAGCAAACAAGCACTGATTTAAAAAATCGTTATTCGTTATTGGTTATTCGTTACTCGAAGGTGTTTTGACGAATAACGACAAGGGAGCGTGAGCGACCGATCGAATAACGAATAACGAATTAAGGGTTTATGCGTTTTTCATACTTAGAACATGTTGCTCATGAAATTCTCCCAACTATTGAAATAGTGTGGGAGATTAGTCGTACCTTTCATTCTGATAGTGATCAGTACGTTAGTGATTATTATCAGCAGATTCGCGAAATGACACACAAACATGAAGCACTGACGGGTATTGAAAAACTGCAGGCAGTGATTCACGACTTTTATTTCGATTTAGGCTTTAGTGATGCGCCAGAGCCAATAGTTGGTGCGCAGCGAATTTTGCTCGACCGGGTGATTAGCTATCGTACCGGCTTGCCGGTTAGTTTGGCGCTGTTACTGCAAGAGACGGCAGCGTATGCGGGCATTCAGACCGAACTCGTGGATTTCCCTGGCTACCCGTTACTGCGTTTTGATTTTGAACAGCAAAGTTATTTTGTTGACCCACTGCATGGCGAGTTGCTTGAAGGTCATCAAGTGCAGGAACGCTTCGAGGATGTCACCGATGATGCACTTGAGTTTTCATGGGATATGTTCGAAGCAGCCGACCAGAAGACCATTCTGATGCGCTATTTGACTGAGCTCAAACATGCGATGATTCATGACCGCGAATTTGCCAATGCACTCACTGTTGTTCATATGTTGCTGGCGATTTCTCCGGATGATCCATACGAAATTCGTGATCGTGGTTATGTGTTAGAAGAGCTCGACTGCCAACAAGCAGCAGTTGACGATTACCAGTATTTTGTCGAACAATGCCCAGATGACCCAAGTGCACAGCTGCTGCGCTTGCAACTAGAAACGTGGGCGGCCCCCCAGCACGTCCTTCATTAAAAAATAGAATAATAAGGGGTTCCTGTGGAAAGCTCTGCATTGATTACCAATGACGGTATTATTTTTGGCTTGCTGGCCGTAATTCTCGGTCTTATTTTTTATACGCAAACCAGTTCAAATAGTTTTTGGCAAAAGTTTTATAAGTGGGTTCCAGCCTTATTACTTTGCTATTTTATTCCTTCGTTGCTCAACACTTTTGGCATTGTCGATGGCGCCAACACCGGAATCTATCCGCTGGTGATGGATTATCTACTGCCAGCCTGTTTGGTGTTGCTAACATTAAGTTTGGATTTGAAAGCCATTCTGCGACTCGGTCCAAAGCTACTTATTCTCTTTTTAACCGGTACTGTCGGTATTGTTATCGGCGGGCCGATTGCGCTGCTGATTGTTAGCGCTATTTTCCCTGAAATGCTCGGCGGTGCAGGCCCAGATGCCGTATGGCGCGGCATGACCACCATCGCGGGTAGCTGGATTGGCGGTGGTGCTAACCAAGCCGCAATGAAAGAAGTATATGAAGTTGGCGGTGAGATTTTCTCAGCAATGGTCACCGTTGACATTATTGTGGCGAACTTATGGATGGCTGTGTTGCTGTATATGGCGGCGAATAACAACGCCATCGATAAGCGAATTGGCGCGGACACTAGCGCGATTGAATCGATTAAAAGCCGGATGGAACAGTACGAAGCTGAACATCGTCGCGAATCAAAATTACCGGATTTGATGTTTATTGTGGCGGTTGCGTTTGGCGTGACTGGTTTGTCGCATTGGGGTGCCGACGTCATTGCACCGTATATTGCCGATCATGTTCCAGCGTTAAAAGACTTTAGTTTAGACAAGAAATTCTTCTGGTTGATCGTGATTGCAACCACGGTAGGCGTCGCGTTGTCGTTTACACCAGCACGCAAGCTTGAAGGCGTTGGCGCATCGAAATATGGCTCTATGTTTGTCTATATTTTGGTTGCAACCATTGGTTTGCATATGGACGTGACAGCCATTGTGGATGTGCCAAAATACTTCTTGATTGGTGCTATTTGGATGATTATTCACGCCAGCTTAATGTTGGTGGTCGCTCGTCTACTCAAAGCACCAGTATTCTATATGGCAGTAGGTAGCCAAGCGAATGTTGGTGGCGCAGCTTCGGCACCCGTTGTGGCTTCTGCGTTTCATCCATCATTGGCGCCGGTAGGCGTATTGTTGGCAGTGTTTGGTTATGCATTAGGCACCTACATGGCCTATATTTGTGGACAGATTTTGCGCGTCATTGCCAACGGCTAATGCGTGCAGTACTTCGAGTTAGGTAAAGGATATCAATGTGATTAACACCCAAGTAATTAAAGTAGGTGACGTGCAGGTGGGTAACCATCTGCCGTTTGTGCTATTTGGCGGAATGAATGTTCTAGAATCGCGCGATTTAGCCATGCGTATTGCGGAACATTACGTTGAAGTGACGTCACGCCTTGGTATCCCTTATGTCTTCAAGGCAAGCTTTGATAAGGCGAATCGGTCTTCGATTCATTCTTACCGTGGCCCGGGTCTTGATAAAGGCCTCGAAATTTTCTCCGAAATTAAGCGTACCTTTAATGTACCGATTATTACCGATGTACACGAGCCTCACCAAGCTAAGCCGGTCGCTGAAGTGGCGGATATTATTCAGCTACCAGCGTTTTTGGCGCGCCAAACAGATTTGGTCGTTGCGATGGCGGAAACCGGTGCGATTATCAACGTGAAGAAGCCGCAGTTCTTGGCACCACATGAAATGCGTCATATTTTGAAGAAGTTTGGTGAAGCGGGTAACCACAATGTTATTTTGTGTGAGCGGGGCAGCTGCTTTGGTTACAACAATCTTGTGGTTGATATGCTGGGTATGGATGAAATGAAACAAATGGCGCCAGTCATGTTTGACGCGACGCATGCCTTGCAACGTCCTGGCGGTCGTGAAGACTCTGCCGATGGCCGTCGTGCGCAAGCCGCTGTTCTTGCTCGTTCAGGCATGGCACTCGGTTTAGCTGGGTTGTTTATTGAAGCGCATCCTGATCCTGACCAAGCAAAATGTGATGGCCCATGTGCATTGCCGTTGGCAAAACTAGAGCCCTATCTGCAGCAAATGAAAGCGGTTGATGAATTGGTGAAAGGCTTTACGCAACTCGACACAAGCAATTAATTCGTTTGCTTTAAAACTACAAAGGCGCTCAACGAGCGCCTTTTTTAATGCGAAAACATAATATAAACACCCTGCATGGCTTTTGTCGTTGTTATTCCCATCCTTTGGCTTGCGCTCATACACAAACTGATTTAAATTAAAACGCATGTTTAAAATGTGCGTTCTAAACGTGCAGAATATAAAGCGAGACGCGTTTTTATGGCAAAACGAGTATCTACGAAAGATAAAATACTGAATGCTGCGGAGGCGCTGTTTGCCGAACATGGATTCGAGCAAACTTCATTGCGTCAAATTACCGCAGATGCAGAGGTAAACCTCGCTTCGGTTAACTACCACTTTGGCTCAAAGAAAGCATTGATTCAAGCGGTCATGGCGCGTTATCTCGAAGTTCTAATGCCCGCACTTGATCGTGAACTGGTGCAACTTGTTGAGCAACCGCAGGTGACCACGCGTGCGGTTTTTGATTGTTTTCGAGGGCCGTTAAATGAATTGCGCGAAGTTCGTAAGCACGGGCCGACGATATTTTTAAGTCTGCTTGGCTACGCCTACGCTGATATTCAAGGCCATCTGCGTCGCTATACTATGGATCATTTCGGCGATGTGATGCAGCGCTTGTTGGCAACGTTGCACCTAGCGAACCCGCAATTGAGTCCCGTTGATATGTTCTGGCGCTTGCACTTCGTGTTAGGTGCCACTGTGTTTGCTCAAGTATCAGGCCCTGCACTTCGCGAAATAGCTGCGGCAGATTTTGGTGAAGCTATTGCCGCTGACCAAGTGATTGACCGTTTGATTCCGTTTTTAGCTGGTGGGGTCGATGCACCCACCGAATAATGGACTATGCTTTTTAAGTAATGCTTAAGCATTCTTTTCTGCCCGTTGTACCGATAGGTTAAGGTGTTTTGAAATGGAAATTATTATTCTTTTAGTCGTTGTGGTGGTATTGCTCGTCGCGGTACCAGATATTCGCCGCAGCTTAATTACACGACCTGCGTTTGCATTCTTTAAACGCGTACTACCGCCGTTATCGCCAACAGAACGCGAGGCTATGCAAGCTGGTGACACATGGTGGGATGCCGACCTTTTTAGCGGACGTCCAGATTGGCATAAGTTCCACCAGACGAAAGCGCCGCAGTTTACCGAAGCTGAGCAAGCCTTCATTGATAATCAGCTAGAAACCTTACTAGCGATGCTCGACGATTTCCGTATTGTTCAGCAAGATTCAGACCTACCAAAGAAAGTTTGGGATTACATTCGCAAAGAAAAATTCTTCGCGATGATCATTGGCAAAGAATTTGGTGGTTTGGATTTTTCGCCAGCAGCGAATTCACACATTGTTTCGCGTATTGCGACACGTTCAATTAGTGCTGCGGTATCAGTCATGGTACCCAACTCATTAGGCCCAGGTGAACTACTGACGCATTACGGTACCGATGAACAGAAAAATTATTGGTTGCCGCGTTTAGCGGACGGTACTGACATCCCGTGCTTTGCGTTGACTGGCCCAGAAGCTGGTTCTGACGCAGGTGC from Pseudidiomarina andamanensis includes:
- the prfA gene encoding peptide chain release factor 1 — its product is MNPSIIRKLEALLERYEEVQHLLSDPGIIADQDKFRGLSREYSQLEELVKCFTSYQQAQADEAAAQEMMQEDDAEMREMAKVELDEAKAKQEELEHELQILLLPKDPNDDRPCYLEIRAGAGGDEAAIFAGDLFRMYSRYAEQHGWRVSMVSCNEGEHGGFKEVIAHVSGDGAYGRFKFESGGHRVQRVPETESQGRVHTSACTVAVLPEVPDAEAIEINPADLRVDTFRASGAGGQHVNRTDSAIRITHIPTGFVVECQDERSQHKNRAKAMSVLQARLQQAEDEKRRLEEQSTRRSLVGSGDRSERIRTYNYPQGRISDHRINLTLYRLDEVLEGALDLILDAIVQEHHADQLAALAEGQ
- a CDS encoding DUF819 family protein, translated to MESSALITNDGIIFGLLAVILGLIFYTQTSSNSFWQKFYKWVPALLLCYFIPSLLNTFGIVDGANTGIYPLVMDYLLPACLVLLTLSLDLKAILRLGPKLLILFLTGTVGIVIGGPIALLIVSAIFPEMLGGAGPDAVWRGMTTIAGSWIGGGANQAAMKEVYEVGGEIFSAMVTVDIIVANLWMAVLLYMAANNNAIDKRIGADTSAIESIKSRMEQYEAEHRRESKLPDLMFIVAVAFGVTGLSHWGADVIAPYIADHVPALKDFSLDKKFFWLIVIATTVGVALSFTPARKLEGVGASKYGSMFVYILVATIGLHMDVTAIVDVPKYFLIGAIWMIIHASLMLVVARLLKAPVFYMAVGSQANVGGAASAPVVASAFHPSLAPVGVLLAVFGYALGTYMAYICGQILRVIANG
- the kdsA gene encoding 3-deoxy-8-phosphooctulonate synthase; its protein translation is MNTQVIKVGDVQVGNHLPFVLFGGMNVLESRDLAMRIAEHYVEVTSRLGIPYVFKASFDKANRSSIHSYRGPGLDKGLEIFSEIKRTFNVPIITDVHEPHQAKPVAEVADIIQLPAFLARQTDLVVAMAETGAIINVKKPQFLAPHEMRHILKKFGEAGNHNVILCERGSCFGYNNLVVDMLGMDEMKQMAPVMFDATHALQRPGGREDSADGRRAQAAVLARSGMALGLAGLFIEAHPDPDQAKCDGPCALPLAKLEPYLQQMKAVDELVKGFTQLDTSN
- a CDS encoding SirB1 family protein — its product is MRFSYLEHVAHEILPTIEIVWEISRTFHSDSDQYVSDYYQQIREMTHKHEALTGIEKLQAVIHDFYFDLGFSDAPEPIVGAQRILLDRVISYRTGLPVSLALLLQETAAYAGIQTELVDFPGYPLLRFDFEQQSYFVDPLHGELLEGHQVQERFEDVTDDALEFSWDMFEAADQKTILMRYLTELKHAMIHDREFANALTVVHMLLAISPDDPYEIRDRGYVLEELDCQQAAVDDYQYFVEQCPDDPSAQLLRLQLETWAAPQHVLH
- a CDS encoding TetR/AcrR family transcriptional regulator yields the protein MAKRVSTKDKILNAAEALFAEHGFEQTSLRQITADAEVNLASVNYHFGSKKALIQAVMARYLEVLMPALDRELVQLVEQPQVTTRAVFDCFRGPLNELREVRKHGPTIFLSLLGYAYADIQGHLRRYTMDHFGDVMQRLLATLHLANPQLSPVDMFWRLHFVLGATVFAQVSGPALREIAAADFGEAIAADQVIDRLIPFLAGGVDAPTE
- the prmC gene encoding peptide chain release factor N(5)-glutamine methyltransferase; amino-acid sequence: MITTPMTLAEALRWATQQLTNSESAKLDAEVLLAHIVERDRTYLFTWSDRLLEPSEQERFAALIQQRQQGIPIAHLVGQREFWSLPLAVNDSTLIPRPDTEVLVEHALSLPLPVESAVLDLGTGTGAIALALKSSRPKWRVMAVDKMAEAVALAKQNAATLNLAVDVKQSDWFAAIEAQQKFDLIVSNPPYIDANDPHLELGDVRFEPKSALVAANQGLSDIETIITKATGYLKPRGWLLIEHGWTQGAAVRELMQSAQFNAVTSIRDYANLERVTVGQWSNANGQ
- a CDS encoding SirB2 family protein: MSFIALKHLHVTFVAISVVLFMLRFFWRSIGAGMANQKWVKVVPHIIDTALLLTIVGMLIHWQMWPWETPWLINKVIGLVGYILFGLVAMKASVSWLRYVGFVGALSWIMFLLHIAFSKQALI